The following proteins are encoded in a genomic region of Xenopus laevis strain J_2021 chromosome 3L, Xenopus_laevis_v10.1, whole genome shotgun sequence:
- the dvl2.L gene encoding segment polarity protein dishevelled homolog DVL-2 isoform X1, producing MAETKVIYHLDEEETPYLVKVPVPATDIRLRDFKAALGRGHAKYFFKAMDQDFGVVKEEISDDNAKLPCFNGRVVSWLVSSEGSQPDSAPPAPATEVRPEPPPPVPPPIPPPPAERTSGIGDSRPPSFHPNVSGSTEQLDQDNESVISMRRDRVRRRESSEQGVGRGVNGRTERHLSGYESSSTLLTSEIETSICDSEEDDTMSRFSSSTEQSSASRLLKRHRRRRKQRPPRLERTSSFSSVTDSTMSLNIITVTLNMEKYNFLGISIVGQSNERGDGGIYIGSIMKGGAVAADGRIEPGDMLLQVNDINFENMSNDDAVRVLRDIVHKPGPIVLTVAKCWDPSPQGYFTLPRNEPIHPIDPAAWVSHSAALSGSFPVYPGSASMSSMTSSTSVTETELSHALPPVSLFSLSVHTDLASVVKVMASPESGLEVRDRMWLKITIPNAFLGSDVVDWLYHHVEGFQDRREARKFASNLLKAGFIRHTVNKITFSEQCYYIFGDLTGCENYMANLSLNDNDGSSGASDQDTLAPLPLPGASPWPLLPTFSYQYQAPHPYSTQPPAYHELSSYSYGMGSAGSQHSEGSRSSGSNRSDGGRGMQKDDRSGVAGVGGGDSKSGSGSESEYSTRSSIRRVGGGEAGPPSERSTSSRLPPHHPPSVHSYAAPGVPLSYNPMMLMMMPPPPLPPPGVCPPNSSVPPGAPPLVRDLASVPPELTASRQSFHMAMGNPSEFFVDVM from the exons GGTAGTTAAGGAGGAGATATCAGATGACAATGCCAAGCTGCCGTGCTTTAATGGCCGTGTGGTGTCGTGG CTTGTGTCCTCCGAGGGTTCTCAGCCGGATTCTGCACCCCCGGCCCCTGCTACAGAGGTCAGACCTGAACCCCCCCCTCCTGTTCCACCCCCGATTCCACCACCCCCTGCAGAGAGAACCAGCGGTATTGGAGATTCCCGGCCTCCCTCCTTTCA TCCCAACGTGTCGGGCAGTACTGAGCAGCTGGATCAGGACAACGAGTCTGTCATCTCCATGCGCAGAGACCGAGTCAGGCGGAGAGAGAGCAGTGAGCAAG GTGTTGGCAGAGGGGTGAATGGACGGACAGAGCGGCACCTATCTGGGTATGAATCTTCCTCGACTCTATTGACCAGTGAGATTGAGACGAGTATCTGTGATTCGGAGGAGGACGACACCATGAGCAG GTTCAGCAGTTCCACGGAGCAGAGCAGTGCCTCACGCCTTCTCAAACGGCACCGGCGCCGCCGCAAGCAGAGACCCCCGCGCCTGGAACGG ACGTCCTCATTCAGCAGCGTCACCGACTCCACCATGTCCCTAAACATCATCACTGTGACGCTGAATATGG AGAAGTACAATTTCCTGGGCATCTCCATCGTGGGGCAGAGTAACGAGCGGGGAGACGGGGGCATTTACATTGGCTCTATAATGAAGGGCGGAGCTGTGGCAGCTGACGGCAGAATTGAACCCGGGGACATGTTGCTACAG GTGAATGACATTAATTTTGAGAATATGAGCAATGACGACGCAGTCCGTGTGCTCAGGGATATTGTCCATAAACCGGG GCCCATTGTCCTGACCGTGGCCAAATGCTGGGACCCTTCCCCTCAGGGGTACTTTACCCTCCCCCGCA ATGAGCCCATCCACCCTATTGATCCGGCTGCCTGGGTCTCTCACTCGGCTGCCCTGAGCGGGTCCTTCCCAGTGTACCCCGGGAGCGCCTCCATGAGCAGCATGACCTCCAGCACCTCTGTCACTGAGACTGAGC TTTCCCATGCGCTCCCTCCGGTGTCACTCTTCAGCCTCTCCGTACACACCGATTTGGCTTCTGTTGTGAAGGTCATGGCTTCCCCTGAGTCCGGCCTCGAGGTCCGAGATCGCATGTGGCTCAAAATCACCATTCCCAACGCCTTCCTGG GTTCTGATGTGGTGGACTGGCTCTATCACCACGTGGAGGGATTCCAGGACCGGCGAGAGGCTCGCAAGTTTGCCAGTAACCTGCTGAAGGCCGGCTTCATTCGCCACACAGTGAACAAGATCACATTCTCCGAGCAGTGTTACTATATCTTTGGGGATCTGACTGGCTGTGAGAACT ATATGGCCAACCTCTCTCTGAATGACAACGATGGATCCAGCGGCGCTTCCGACCAGGACACTCTGgcccctcttcccctccctgggGCTTCCCCATGGCCTCTACTCCCCACCTTCTCTTACCAGTATCAAGCCCCACACCCGTACAGCACTCAGCCACCTGCCTACCATGAGCTCTCCTCGTACAGCTACGGCATGGGCAGTGCGGGCAGCCAGCACAGCGAGG GCAGCAGAAGCAGTGGATCCAACCGCAGCGATGGGGGTCGGGGCATGCAGAAGGATGACCGTTCCGGAGTAGCGGGAGTGGGTGGGGGAGACTCGAAGTCGGGATCTGGTAGTGAGTCTGAGTATTCCACCCGCAGCAGCATAAGGAGAGTAGGTGGTGGGGAGGCTGGTCCCCCCAGTGAGCGCTCCACTTCATCCCGACTTCCACCTCACCATCCACCCTCTGTTCACTCCTATGCTGCTCCTGGTGTCCCTCTCTCCTACAATCCAATGATGCTCATGATGATGCCGCCCCCTCCATTACCTCCACCTGGGGTTTGTCCTCCCAATTCTTCTGTACCACCTGGAGCTCCACCTCTTGTACGGGATCTTGCGTCTGTTCCCCCGGAGCTGACTGCCAGCCGCCAGTCTTTCCATATGGCCATGGGCAACCCTAGCGAGTTCTTTGTGGATGTCATGTGA
- the dvl2.L gene encoding segment polarity protein dishevelled homolog DVL-2 (The RefSeq protein has 4 substitutions compared to this genomic sequence), whose amino-acid sequence MAETKVIYHLDEEETPYLVKVPVPATDIRLRDFKAALGRGHAKYFFKAMDQDFGVVKEEISDDNAKLPCFNDRVVSWLASSEGSQPDSAPPAPATEVRPEPPPPVPPPIPPPPAERTSGIGDSRPPSFHPNVSGSTEQLDQDNESVISMRRDRVRRRESSEQAGVGRGVNGRTERHLSGYESSSTLLTSEIETSICDSEEDDTMSRFSSSTEQSSASRLLKRHRRRRKQRPPRLERTSSFSSVTDSTMSLNIITVTLNMEKYNFLGISIVGQSNERGDGGIYIGSIMKGGAVAADGRIEPGDMLLQVNDINFENMSNDDAVRVLRDIVHKPGPIVLTVAKCWDPSPQGYFTLPRNEPIHPIDPAAWVSHSAALSGSFPVYPGSASMSSMTSSTSVTETELSHALPPVSLFSLSVHTDLASVVKVMASPESGLEVRDRMWLKITIPNAFLGSDVVDWLYHHVEGFQDRREARKFASNLLKAGFIRHTVNKITFSEQCYYIFGDLTGCENYMTNLSLNDNDGSSGASDQDTLAPLPLPGASPWPLLPTFSYQYQAPHPYSTQPPAYHELSSYSYGMGSAGSQHSEGSRSSGSNRSDGGRGMQKDDRSGVAGVGGGDSKSGSGSESEYSTRSSIRRVGGGEAGPPSERSTSSRLPPHHPPSVHSYAAPGVPLSYNPMMLMMMPPPPLPPPGVCPPNSSVPPGAPPLVRDLASVPPELTATRQSFHMAMGNPSEFFVDVM is encoded by the exons GGTAGTTAAGGAGGAGATATCAGATGACAATGCCAAGCTGCCGTGCTTTAATGGCCGTGTGGTGTCGTGG CTTGTGTCCTCCGAGGGTTCTCAGCCGGATTCTGCACCCCCGGCCCCTGCTACAGAGGTCAGACCTGAACCCCCCCCTCCTGTTCCACCCCCGATTCCACCACCCCCTGCAGAGAGAACCAGCGGTATTGGAGATTCCCGGCCTCCCTCCTTTCA TCCCAACGTGTCGGGCAGTACTGAGCAGCTGGATCAGGACAACGAGTCTGTCATCTCCATGCGCAGAGACCGAGTCAGGCGGAGAGAGAGCAGTGAGCAAG CAGGTGTTGGCAGAGGGGTGAATGGACGGACAGAGCGGCACCTATCTGGGTATGAATCTTCCTCGACTCTATTGACCAGTGAGATTGAGACGAGTATCTGTGATTCGGAGGAGGACGACACCATGAGCAG GTTCAGCAGTTCCACGGAGCAGAGCAGTGCCTCACGCCTTCTCAAACGGCACCGGCGCCGCCGCAAGCAGAGACCCCCGCGCCTGGAACGG ACGTCCTCATTCAGCAGCGTCACCGACTCCACCATGTCCCTAAACATCATCACTGTGACGCTGAATATGG AGAAGTACAATTTCCTGGGCATCTCCATCGTGGGGCAGAGTAACGAGCGGGGAGACGGGGGCATTTACATTGGCTCTATAATGAAGGGCGGAGCTGTGGCAGCTGACGGCAGAATTGAACCCGGGGACATGTTGCTACAG GTGAATGACATTAATTTTGAGAATATGAGCAATGACGACGCAGTCCGTGTGCTCAGGGATATTGTCCATAAACCGGG GCCCATTGTCCTGACCGTGGCCAAATGCTGGGACCCTTCCCCTCAGGGGTACTTTACCCTCCCCCGCA ATGAGCCCATCCACCCTATTGATCCGGCTGCCTGGGTCTCTCACTCGGCTGCCCTGAGCGGGTCCTTCCCAGTGTACCCCGGGAGCGCCTCCATGAGCAGCATGACCTCCAGCACCTCTGTCACTGAGACTGAGC TTTCCCATGCGCTCCCTCCGGTGTCACTCTTCAGCCTCTCCGTACACACCGATTTGGCTTCTGTTGTGAAGGTCATGGCTTCCCCTGAGTCCGGCCTCGAGGTCCGAGATCGCATGTGGCTCAAAATCACCATTCCCAACGCCTTCCTGG GTTCTGATGTGGTGGACTGGCTCTATCACCACGTGGAGGGATTCCAGGACCGGCGAGAGGCTCGCAAGTTTGCCAGTAACCTGCTGAAGGCCGGCTTCATTCGCCACACAGTGAACAAGATCACATTCTCCGAGCAGTGTTACTATATCTTTGGGGATCTGACTGGCTGTGAGAACT ATATGGCCAACCTCTCTCTGAATGACAACGATGGATCCAGCGGCGCTTCCGACCAGGACACTCTGgcccctcttcccctccctgggGCTTCCCCATGGCCTCTACTCCCCACCTTCTCTTACCAGTATCAAGCCCCACACCCGTACAGCACTCAGCCACCTGCCTACCATGAGCTCTCCTCGTACAGCTACGGCATGGGCAGTGCGGGCAGCCAGCACAGCGAGG GCAGCAGAAGCAGTGGATCCAACCGCAGCGATGGGGGTCGGGGCATGCAGAAGGATGACCGTTCCGGAGTAGCGGGAGTGGGTGGGGGAGACTCGAAGTCGGGATCTGGTAGTGAGTCTGAGTATTCCACCCGCAGCAGCATAAGGAGAGTAGGTGGTGGGGAGGCTGGTCCCCCCAGTGAGCGCTCCACTTCATCCCGACTTCCACCTCACCATCCACCCTCTGTTCACTCCTATGCTGCTCCTGGTGTCCCTCTCTCCTACAATCCAATGATGCTCATGATGATGCCGCCCCCTCCATTACCTCCACCTGGGGTTTGTCCTCCCAATTCTTCTGTACCACCTGGAGCTCCACCTCTTGTACGGGATCTTGCGTCTGTTCCCCCGGAGCTGACTGCCAGCCGCCAGTCTTTCCATATGGCCATGGGCAACCCTAGCGAGTTCTTTGTGGATGTCATGTGA